The DNA region ACCACCGCAACTCCGACCACCCCCACCCGAACGCCTCCACCAACAACCACATCTCCCGCGACATCGACGTCCCACTCATCAACCGATTGTCCGTATTCACCGTCACCCGGAACCGCAGATCACGCAACAACCCGATCGGATGCTCACCAATCGACCCCACCGCCCCCGTCTGCACATTCGACGACGGACACAACTCCAACGGAATCCGCTTGTCCCGCACATACGCCGCCAACCGCCCCAACCTCACCACACCACCAGCACCCACCTCCACATCATCCACAATCCGCACCCCATGCCCCAACCGATCCGCCCCACACCACTGAATCGCCTGCCAGATCGACGGCAACCCAAAAGCCTCACCCGCATGAATAGTGAAATGAAAATTCTCCCGCTGCAGATACTCGAACGCATCCAGATGACGCGTCGGCGGAAACCCCGCCTCCGCCCCCGCGATGTCGAACCCCACCACCCCCGCATCCCGGTACCGCACCGCCAACTCCGCGATCTCCTGCGACCGCGCCGCATGCCGCATCGCCGTCAACAACGTCCCCACCCGAATCACCCGACCCGACGCCGCCGCCCGCGCACACCCGTCCGCGAACCCCGCCACCACCGCCTCCACCACCTGACCCAACCCCAACCCCCGCGACAGATGCTGCTCCGGCGCGAACCGCACCTCCGCGTACACCACCCCGTCCGCCGCCAGATCCACCGCACACTCCGACGCCACCCGAAACAACGCCGACTCCGTCTGCATCACCGCCACCGTGTGCGCGAACGTCTCCAGATACCGCTCCAACGACCCCGAATCCGCCGCCGACACGAACCACCGACCCAACTCCACCGGATCCGTCACCGGCAACACATGACCCACCTCATCGG from Solwaraspora sp. WMMD791 includes:
- a CDS encoding adenosine deaminase, whose protein sequence is MTVVSLAEIVRAPKALLHDHLDGGLRPESVVELADEVGHVLPVTDPVELGRWFVSAADSGSLERYLETFAHTVAVMQTESALFRVASECAVDLAADGVVYAEVRFAPEQHLSRGLGLGQVVEAVVAGFADGCARAAASGRVIRVGTLLTAMRHAARSQEIAELAVRYRDAGVVGFDIAGAEAGFPPTRHLDAFEYLQRENFHFTIHAGEAFGLPSIWQAIQWCGADRLGHGVRIVDDVEVGAGGVVRLGRLAAYVRDKRIPLELCPSSNVQTGAVGSIGEHPIGLLRDLRFRVTVNTDNRLMSGTSMSREMWLLVEAFGWGWSELRWLTVNAMKSAFIPFDERLAIIDDVIKPAYQALAEPVAEAQHVG